Proteins from a single region of Oncorhynchus nerka isolate Pitt River linkage group LG18, Oner_Uvic_2.0, whole genome shotgun sequence:
- the LOC115145940 gene encoding putative Polycomb group protein ASXL2 isoform X1, which produces MRERQKKKKGRTWAEAAKTVLEKYPNTPMSHKEILQVIQRERLKEISGTSPLACLNAMLHTNSRGEEGIFYKVPGRMGVYTLKKDIGDVVKELSEEGSEEDDSDNLSDSQCTENNNYTNNQEGMRGQWRRRAPSKQMLSKDPKRPKSKDNSYVPSTLPSDPSSPQPRCSSPSVPSSKLISPSQKHSKKALKQALKQQRNQRRQGGMPTTSSPRLLIKNVKDMADAIPTKTDSCPASGTRKMSQRSSRLSARQLKHTKCAEIDVETPDSILVNTNLRALINKHTFSVLPTECQQKLLTLLPEVDQQACMDGLLKVTSSALNNEFFTSAAQSWKERLAEGEFTPELQLRMRQEIEKEKKVEYWKESFFESYYGENSGLSLEESKELLESGLSLELSATKPQLSPPTQPSPAGQALQDPKVPENSCHTRSSERRLRSSSLPINPTSKPIEPPSKPIEPPSKPIEPPSKPIGISKPRLEPEPVHDEPVPVPPIVPPVILPKNVQKTLEVEYPRHRTRSRGLSLPIMAVEAPVVRRQDVVDSTLMVTPLGEKQMEEEEQKLKEAQPETPQSPEIPQSPALESPPEFCSQTKLRSSLPSDLSKPEPLGLDEHSGERREDVAPERGASVSVTPVSTPVSTPLSTPVSTPLSTPLSTPVSTPLSTPVSTPVSTPISTTPSPEPLKRKSSSSEQEVELTPEKRARITPPTVSVVTSPAATITTAQRVPPLKIPVSRILSVPASPTQVSPRTPVPLSPGPSPGRTGARTLADIKAKAQLARAQRAAAAAAASSSSKGAVPGPGPGGGIVEHRASAQTLHSRPPCSTQSQSTTRLPVSSITGQSTCQSPDAVTTPAHSSSVQSSGSSVPFDLSLSQRSSNTGRTSLTDDQQRGYSDGLMNPGSLMGPQHGNIQHTSYPPGPQSTSSYTSSVCGVKSQYVSGSSMAAMASHLIPANNPLVTSLLQGKEVPQEQIFPKPLAKADVQMSQAKPSHDDKGTIKSHSTAETASDENKSQYLHAGGVEDYSRSEQQGSIGQSTSTIPGTRAGMLSELQHHQRETPNKDIQEQILQALMHRATHQHQNQPFGVSGGAQPAQFGACHLGHQECGDRPRFSAGFPGRKRMSRPAMSGHYLLNVSTYGRGSESSKRFHPLTTVNTSLTPLANLKREHIGGERLANEGEESVENKSHSHSNPAGVKMEEQGFSVTKMDEALGFQHCSKIMSESPSVGGCIPEQEDNSSAGTDRDSGTSARAKETKPFTQSQSQQRRHPELCNTKQGGHSEQYRLSVSPHVGTMDPTHPTTHQRPSAFQTQRPPIDNQESNLGSCYGGIISMSVPHALNHNAAASGTASSASPSVSGSGGDSGSGTGSVMSFSVTVTTIPAGHPLDHSSQGEGSPEQGFMEGSGIEDVQSKCYCRLKAMIMCKGCGAFCHDDCIGPSNLCVSCLVVR; this is translated from the exons atgagggagagacagaagaaaAAGAAGGGGAGGACATGGGCAGAAGCTGCTAAAACG GTATTAGAAAAGTACCCCAACACACCTATGAGCCACAAAGAGATCCTACAGGTGATCCAGAGGGAAAGACTGAAAGAGATTAG TGGTACTTCCCCGCTGGCCTGTCTCAATGCTATGCTCCACACTAACTCTCGTGGTGAAGAAGGGATCTTCTACAAAGTTCCTGGACGAATGGGGGTCTACACACTGAAG AAGGACATTGGGGACGTGGTGAAGGAGCTGTCTGAGGAGGGATCCGAGGAGGACGATAGTGATAATTTGTCTGATTCCCAGTGCACAGAGAACAACAATTACACTAACAACCAGGAGGGCATgaggggacagtggaggaggagag CTCCATCAAAGCAAATGCTATCAAAAGACCCCAAAAGACCCAAGTCCAAGGATAACAGCTACG TGCCCTCCACGCTGCCATCTGATCCGTCGTCTCCTCAGCCACGTTGttcatctccctctgtccccagtAGCAAGCTCATCTCTCCCTCACAGAAACACAGCAAGAAGGCTCTCAAACAG GCCCTGAAGCAGCAGAGGAACCAGCGGAGACAGGGGGGCATGCCCACCACCTCCAGCCCAAGGCTGCTCATCAAGAACGTGAAGGACATGGCTGACGCCATTCCCACTAAGACCG ACTCCTGTCCTGCTTCTGGTACCAGGAAGATGTCTCAGAGGTCCAGTCGACTCAGTGCAC GGCAACTGAAGCATACCAAGTGTGCAGAGATAGATGTTGAGACACCAGACTCTATCCTGGTTAACACCAACCTGCGTGCCCTGATCAACAAACACACCTTTTCTGTCCTGCCCACAGAGTGCCAACAGAAGCTACTCACACTACTGCCTGAGGTCGACCAACAG GCCTGTATGGATGGTCTGTTAAAGGTCACCAGTTCTGCCTTGAACAATGAGTTTTTCACATCAGCAGCTCAGTCCTGGAAGGAACGACTGGCAGAAG GTGAGTTCACTCCTGAGTTGCAGCTGAGAATGCGTCAGGAGattgagaaggagaagaaggtggAGTATTGGAAGGAAAGTTTCTTTGAGAGCTACTATGGTGAAAA CTCTGGACTCAGCTTAGAGGAATCCAAAGAGCTGCTTGAGTCTGGTCTCAGTCTGGAGCTCTCAGCCACCAAACCCCAGTTGTCTCCTCCAACACAGCCAAGTCCTGCTGGCCAAGCACTGCAAGATCCCAAGGTCCCTGAGAACAGCTGCCATACTCGTTCGTCAGAGAGGAGGCTCCGATCATCATCACTGCCTATAAACCCTACATCTAAACCCATAGAACCTCCATCTAAACCCATAGAACCTCCATCTAAACCCATAGAACCTCCATCTAAACCCATAGGGATTTCCAAGCCAAGACTGGAACCAGAGCCTGTTCACGATGAACCAGTACCAGTCCCACCCATTGTCCCACCAGTTATATTACCGAAAAATGTACAGAAGACACTGGAGGTTGAGTACCCCAGACACAGGACTCGTAGCAGAGGTTTATCCCTGCCTATAATGGCAGTGGAGGCACCTGTTGTGCGGAGGCAGGATGTGGTGGACTCAACCTTAATGGTTACTCCACTTGGGGAGAAGCagatggaggaagaggaacagAAGCTGAAAGAAGCTCAGCCGGAGACCCCCCAGTCCCCTGAGATCCCACAGTCCCCTGCCCTGGAGAGTCCTCCAGAGTTCTGCTCCCAGACGAAGCTCAGATCATCACTGCCGTCCGACCTTTCAAAGCCAGAGCCTTTGGGCTTGGACGAgcacagtggggagaggagggaagatgtTGCACCAGAGAGAGGCGCCTCGGTGTCAGTCACCCCCGTATCCACCCCCGTATCCACCCCTCTATCCACCCCCGTATCCACTCCTCTATCCACCCCTCTATCTACTCCCGTATCCACCCCTCTATCTACTCCTGTATCCACCCCTGTATCTACCCCCATatccaccaccccatccccagAGCCGTTGAAAAGGAAGTCCTCATCCAGTGAACAGGAAGTAGAGCTGACTCCAGAGAAGAGGGCCCGCATCACGCCACCGACAGTATCTGTGGTAACCTCTCCAGCAGCCACCATAACAACAGCTCAGAGAGTGCCTCCGCTTAAG ATTCCTGTGTCACGAATCCTATCAGTCCCTGCATCTCCAACCCAGGTGTCCCCCAGGACCCCTGTCCCGCTCAGCCCTGGCCCCAGCCCCGGACGCACTGGTGCTCGCACTCTGGCTGACATCAAGGCTAAAGCCCAGCTAGCCCGGGCTCAGCGTGCAGCAGCAGCTGCTGCAGCCAGCTCCTCCTCTAAAGGTGCAGTACCAGGCCCAGGACCAGGAGGAGGCATTGTAGAGCATAGAGCTTCAGCCCAGACCCTCCACTCCAGGCCCCCCTGCTCCACCCAGTCTCAGTCAACCACCAGGCTGCCAGTAAGTAGCATCACTGGTCAATCTACCTGTCAATCACCTGATGCAGTCACCACACCAGCCCACTCCAGTTCGGTCCAATCATCAGGCTCCTCTGTGCCCTTTGACCTTAGCCTGTCTCAAAGAAGCTCCAACACCGGTAGAACGTCTCTCACTGATGACCAACAGAGAGGCTACTCCGATGGTCTGATGAACCCAGGTTCTCTGATGGGACCTCAACATGGGAACATTCAACATACGTCATACCCACCAGGTCCCCAGTCAACCTCTAGCTACACTTcatctgtgtgtggtgtgaagAGCCAGTATGTATCTGGAAGCTCCATGGCAGCCATGGCTAGCCACCTTATCCCAGCCAACAACCCTCTGGTCACATCTCTCCTCCAGGGGAAAGAGGTCCCTCAGGAACAGATCTTCCCCAAGCCTTTGGCCAAGGCCGATGTCCAGATGtcccaggccaaaccctcccatGATGACAAAGGGACAATAAAGTCCCACAGCACTGCTGAAACAGCCAGTGATGAGAATAAGAGCCAATACCTACACGCTGGTGGTGTGGAGGACTACAGTAGATCTGAACAGCAAGGATCCATAGGCCAGTCCACTTCCACCATACCTGGAACAAGAGCAGGTATGTTGTCAGAGCTCCAGCACCATCAAAGGGAAACACCTAACAAAGACATCCAGGAACAGATCCTTCAGGCTCTGATGCACAGGGCCACCCACCAGCACCAGAACCAGCCATTTGGGGTCTCAGGTGGAGCTCAGCCTGCCCAGTTCGGAGCTTGTCATCTGGGGCACCAGGAGTGTGGGGACCGTCCCCGGTTCTCCGCGGGGTTCCCTGGACGGAAGAGGATGTCCAGGCCTGCCATGTCAGGGCACTACCTCCTCAACGTCTCCACGTACGGACGAGGCTCAGAGAGCAGTAAACGCTTCCACCCATTGACCACCGTTAACACCTCACTGACCCCACTGGCCAATCTGAAGAGAGAGCACATCGGGGGGGAGAGGCTGGCTAACGAAGGGGAGGAGTCAGTGGAGAATAAGTCTCATTCTCATTCTAACCCTGCTGGAGTCAAGATGGAAGAGCAGGGCTTCTCAGTCACAAAAATGGATGAAGCTCTGGGCTTTCAACACTGCTCCAAAATAATGTCTGAGTCTCCATCAGTGGGGGGCTGTATACCAGAGCAGGAGGACAACAGTTCAGCCGGTACAGATAGAGACAGTGGCACTTCTGCAAGAGCCAAAGAAACCAAACCTTTCACCCAATCACAATCACAGCAGAGGAGGCACCCGGAACTCTGCAATACTAAACAGGGTGGTCATTCCGAGCAATATCGTTTATCTGTATCTCCCCACGTGGGGACCATGGACCCCACTCACCCCACTACTCACCAGCGTCCGTCTGCCTTTCAAACTCAGAGACCTCCAATCGATAATCAGGAATCCAATTTGGGTTCCTGCTACGGTGGCATCATCAGCATGTCTGTACCTCACGCTCTGAATCACAATGCTGCTGCTTCAGGCACCGCTTCTAGCGCCTCCCCCTCTGTGTCAGGTAGTGGTGGGGACAGCGGCAGTGGCACCGGCAGTGTCATGTCTTTCTCAGTGACCGTCACCACCATACCTGCCGGTCACCCGTTGGACCACAGCAGCCAGGGGGAGGGGTCTCCAGAGCAGGGGTTTATGGAGGGATCTGGTATAGAGGACGTTCAGTCTAAATGCTACTGCCGACTCAAGGCTATGATCATGTGTAAAGGGTGTGGGGCCTTCTGCCATGACGATTGCATTGGCCCTTCGAACCTCTGTGTGTCGTGTCTAGTGGTACGATAA